One segment of Solanum lycopersicum chromosome 1, SLM_r2.1 DNA contains the following:
- the LOC101259681 gene encoding filament-like plant protein 7: MDQKSWLWPKKRSSEKTIVSTTKSDHPAQGNGIEEQTVPNETEYMEQSLKILDEKLATALSESNSKDEQLIKAAEMEQEAIAGQKKAEAEVLCLKKELYEAVHQREAANERIMHLNTALKDHMQQLASLREDDEQKIRDAEMRTSKEFEKALKKLEEKLAETNKRHANLTLENCHLNKVLLVKGQIIEELTKRGVQAEAEFNALMSRLDSVEKENSFLRYEFQMLEREFHIRNEEVEFSHRSLDASHKQHLENMKKIRKLEGDCQRLRLLTRKRLPGQVALSKVKNEIEMQEKNQTVIRRKKSDPPTGSSIPKDRVPEGHPDILRKEINCLVESMCNLEGENRVLKELLARKEVEIRQGVHHLGLVSSVKGSKELALASPLSYETSSISSYDTSKRDESVCSKMNGVSEMCLMDDFVEMEKLAIVAVDSTVGSSYPASDASLTLSDSSRIEAHGNQTDSNGKELVPVGPGDSNEAMAKRSSNWLHNILKIIMEQSRVSKKGADELIEDIRVASYNVIPPHTCAGHSELLPISGYITWKSPVTSPKMQSSTTEPEKTHPILQEENEGLKAEMNSMKSSNNDVQVKLQVARNKCENLTSELQQSQQIIEGLQAELKTAKESKRRMEDLIENQKSINDDLDTQLSVTRVKLNETLSKLSSLQIELEDRSHCCEELEGTCLELQLQLESITGKTTSVDGVDQEKDFQQTGWEITAASAKLAECQETIMNLGKQIKALTLPPQENTVGDTNASSNKMRKHMSLLDRMLTEDDMEKDNLNSPNSEEPLRTIDTVLATQSPQPEPNTPNTGAMVILPSKKPGVNFLRKLLLRKKYGRSKKRAFPLAIEAF; this comes from the exons ATGGACCAGAAGTCATGGTTATGGCCGAAGAAGCGATCTTCAGAGAAGACAATTGTTTCAACCACCAAATCTGATCATCCTGCTCAAGGAAATGGAATTGAG GAACAGACAGTTCCAAATGAAACCGAATATATGGAGCAATCCTTGAAAATCTTAGATGAGAAGTTAGCAACCGCGCTCAGTGAGTCTAATTCTAAAGACGAACAATTGATAAAGGCTGCAGAAATGGAACAAGAAGCTATTGCTG GTCAGAAGAAAGCCGAAGCTGAAGTACTTTGCCTTAAAAAAGAACTCTATGAAGCGGTACACCAGAGAGAAGCTGCTAATGAAAGGATAATGCACTTGAACACTGCCCTAAAAGATCACATGCAGCAATTAGCTTCTCTCAGGGAAGATGACGAGCAAAAAATACGTGACGCTGAAATGAGGACATCAAAAGAATTCGAGAAGGCACTCAAAAAGTTAGAGGAAAAATTAGCAGAAACAAATAAAAGGCATGCTAATTTGACTCTTGAGAATTGTCATCTGAATAAGGTCCTTCTTGTGAAAGGGCAGATCATTGAAGAACTAACCAAGAGAGGTGTACAGGCAGAAGCAGAGTTTAATGCACTAATGTCGAGGTTGGATTCTGTAGAGAAAGAAAATTCTTTCTTGAGGTATGAATTTCAGATGCTTGAGAGGGAGTTCCATATTCGGAATGAAGAGGTGGAGTTCAGCCACCGCTCTTTGGATGCCTCCCATAAGCAGCATcttgaaaatatgaagaaaattagaaaattggAAGGAGATTGTCAAAGATTACGTCTTCTAACTCGTAAGCGCCTTCCAGGTCAAGTTGCATTGTCAAAGGTTAAGAATGAAATTGAAATGCAAGAAAAAAATCAGACTGTCATAAGGAGGAAGAAGTCTGATCCTCCAACTGGAAGTTCAATTCCTAAGGACAGAGTCCCGGAAGGCCATCCTGACATTCTCCGTAAAGAGATAAATTGTTTGGTCGAAAGTATGTGCAATCTGGAGGGAGAGAACAGAGTTTTGAAAGAATTGTTAGCAAGGAAAGAAGTTGAGATTCGCCAGGGTGTGCATCATCTTGGATTAGTTTCTTCTGTTAAGGGTTCCAAAGAGCTGGCCCTGGCTAGTCCACTATCATATGAAACTTCCTCAATATCAAGTTATGACACGAGCAAGAGAGACGAAAGTGTTTGCTCAAAAATGAATGGGGTTTCTGAGATGTGTCTGATGGATGATTTTGTTGAAATGGAGAAACTTGCAATAGTTGCTGTTGATTCTACAGTAGGGAGTTCTTATCCTGCCTCAGATGCAAGTCTCACTTTATCAGACTCCTCGAGAATAGAAGCACATGGAAATCAGACGGACTCGAATGGTAAGGAACTAGTTCCAGTGGGACCTGGTGATTCAAATGAGGCAATGGCGAAGAGATCCTCCAATTGGCTTCATAATATCTTGAAAATAATCATGGAGCAAAGCCGCGTCTCAAAAAAAGGCGCCGATGAGCTGATAGAGGACATTAGAGTAGCTTCATACAATGTAATTCCTCCACATACCTGTGCAGGTCATTCAGAACTGCTTCCTATCAGTGGTTACATTACTTGGAAATCTCCAGTGACATCTCCTAAGATGCAAAGTTCAACAACCGAACCGGAGAAGACGCATCCTATCCTCcaagaagaaaatgaaggaCTGAAAGCTGAGATGAATAGTATGAAGTCCTCAAACAATGATGTACAAGTCAAGCTACAGGTAGCGAGGAACAAGTGCGAAAACTTGACAAGTGAACTTCAGCAATCACAACAAATTATTGAAGGCCTACAAGCCGAACTGAAAACAGCCAAGGAATCCAAAAGAAGGATGGAGGATCTTATCGAAAATCAGAAATCAATCAATGATGATCTTGACACCCAGCTTAGTGTGACTAGAGTTAAACTAAATGAAACGCTTTCAAAGCTATCTTCTCTTCAAATTGAATTGGAGGATAGAAGTCACTGTTGTGAAGAGCTGGAAGGAACTTGTCTTGAGCTTCAACTCCAACTTGAAAG TATAACTGGCAAAACAACTTCTGTGGATGGTGTGGATCAAGAAAAAGATTTCCAGCAAACT GGCTGGGAGATAACTGCTGCCTCGGCAAAGTTGGCTGAGTGTCAAGAGACTATAATGAACCTAGGGAAGCAAATTAAGGCCCTAACTTTGCCGCCACAGGAAAATACAGTTGGTGACACTAATGCCAGCAGTAACAAAATGAGGAAGCACATGTCTTTACTCGATCGGATGCTCACTGAGGATGACATGGAAAAGGATAACCTCAACTCTCCCAACTCAGAAGAACCTTTAAGAACCATTGATACAGTTCTCGCGACACAAAGCCCACAGCCTGAACCTAATACTCCCAATACGGGAGCTATGGTAATTTTGCCAAGCAAGAAGCCAGGGGTGAATTTTCTGAGGAAACTTTTGCTCAGAAAGAAGTATGGAAGAAGCAAGAAAAGAGCCTTTCCTTTAGCCATTGAAGCTTTCTAG
- the LOC101259986 gene encoding wax ester synthase/diacylglycerol acyltransferase 11, which yields MTITDGDEPLTPAGRLFVQPGMEQIINCAVSVDDPIDVDAVKLEISNSILVKHPRFSSIMLKDTCGRERWRKTEVNVDDHFIIRHEPLTDDPSIADEDAVNDYLADLCVSTPLSLTKPLWEFHLLLAHNWAVLRLHHALGDGISLMSMFMSCCRRADDPNQRPTTHGIGTSSSSNNLNVWSLLKKLVMVIWYTLVYVTEFGLRSLWLKDKKTAISGGAGVELWPRKLATAKFKIDDMKTVKKAIDNATINDVLFGVISFGLSRYLDLRSPKATKEGLQMTGVAMINLRKQSGLQDFSELMKSKSGARWGNKFGMLLLPVYYHKGGSDPLQFVKRAKAMIDKKKLSLEGPCSYKIGDLIMSIFGAKLATLLNYRIISNTTFTISNVIGPAEDITFGGNRISSVRVTSTALSHAITMHMVSYAGRAGMQILVAKDIIPDPKVLAKCFQDALLEMKEAAQAVSKN from the exons ATGACCATAACCGACGGAGACGAGCCTTTGACGCCGGCCGGCAGATTATTCGTCCAGCCGGGGATGGAGCAAATCATCAATTGTGCCGTTTCCGTCGACGATCCAATCGACGTCGACGCCGTCAAATTGGAAATAAGCAATTCCATATTGGTTAAACATCCCAGATTCTCCAGTATCATGCTGAAAGACACGTGTGGCCGTGAACGATGGCGTAAAACTGAAGTCAACGTGGATGATCACTTCATTATTCGCCATGAACCACTCACTGATGATCCTTCAATTGCCGATGAAGATGCTGTTAACGATTACTTAGCGGATCTCTGTGTTTCAACTCCGCTTAGCTTAACGAAGCCTCTTTGGGAATTTCATCTTCTCTTAGCCCATAATTGGGCCGTTTTGAGACTTCATCATGCTCTTGGTGATGGAATTTCTCTTATGTCCATGTTCATGTCTTGTTGCCGGCGAGCCGACGATCCTAATCAGCGCCCCACAACTCATG GTATAGGGACATCGAGTTCATCAAACAATTTGAATGTATGGAGTTTGTTGAAGAAATTGGTGATGGTTATATGGTATACGTTAGTGTATGTTACAGAGTTTGGTTTGAGGAGTTTGTGGTTGAAGGATAAGAAGACAGCCATAAGCGGCGGAGCTGGAGTCGAGCTATGGCCGCGGAAATTGGCGACAGCCAAGTTTAAGATTGACGATATGAAGACGGTAAAAAAAGCCATCGATAATGCG aCCATCAACGATGTCCTCTTTGGAGTTATATCATTTGGGCTCTCTAGGTACCTGGATCTGCGTTCACCCAAag CTACGAAAGAAGGGCTTCAGATGACTGGAGTTGCCATgattaatttaagaaaacaaTCTGGATTACAg GACTTTTCAGAGTTGATGAAGAGCAAATCTGGAGCACGGTGGGGTAACAAATTTGGGATGTTACTATTACCAGTTTATTATCACAAAGGAGGAAGTGATCCATTGCAGTTTGTAAAGAGAGCTAAAGCAATGATAGACAAGAAAAAGTTATCATTAGAGGGTCCTTGCTCCTATAAAATTGGAGACTTAATCATGTCCATTTTTGGTGCTAAG CTAGCTACCTTGCTCAACTACAGAATTATTAGCAATACAACTTTCACAATTTCAAATGTGATCGGCCCTGCAGAGGATATCACCTTTGGAGGGAACCGCATATCATCTGTTAGAGTCACTTCTACTGCCCTCTCTCAT GCGATCACAATGCACATGGTGAGCTATGCAGGAAGAGCTGGCATGCAAATATTGGTGGCTAAAGATATCATCCCTGATCCCAAAGTTCTAGCCAAGTGTTTTCAGGATGCCTTACTGGAAATGAAAGAAGCAGCACAAGCTGTTTCCAAAAATTAA